From one Drosophila gunungcola strain Sukarami chromosome 2R unlocalized genomic scaffold, Dgunungcola_SK_2 000006F, whole genome shotgun sequence genomic stretch:
- the LOC128254796 gene encoding dynein axonemal light chain 1 has protein sequence MSKATTIKEALKRWEDREQQNSLTAKNIDLQFQWPPIEKMDSTLGTLVQCERISMSTNMIEKIFGLSGMKCLKVLSLSRNYIKQISGLEAVAETLEELWLSYNLIEKIKGLTGLKCLKVLYISNNLIKDWSEFNRLAEIESLEDLVVVGNPLSEGLDEPSWRAECIKRLPTIRKLDGEPVVLNEEPQL, from the exons ATGTCCAAAGCAACCACAATTAAGGAGGCACTGAAGCGCTGGGAGGACCGGGAGCAGCAAAATTCCCTGACTGCCAAGAACATTGATCTGCAATTCCAGTGGCCGCCCATCGAGAAAATGGACAGCACATTGGGTACGCTGGTGCAGTGCGA GAGAATCAGTATGTCCACTAATATGATTGAGAAGATTTTCGGCTTATCGGGCATGAAGTGCCTTAAAGTGTTGTCCTTATCAAGGAACTACATCAAGCAGATATCGGGACTG GAGGCTGTTGCCGAAACGCTGGAGGAGCTATGGCTCAGCTATAATCTCATCGAGAAAATCAAAGGTTTGACAGGACTTAAGTGCCTCAAGGTGCTCTACATCAGCAATAATTTGATCAAGGACTGGTCGGAGTTCAACCGCCTGGCCGAGATAGAGTCCCTCGAAGatctggtggtggtggggaATCCTCTATCCGAAGGATTGGACGAACCATCTTGGCGGGCGGAGTGCATCAAGAGGTTGCCGACCATCCGCAAACTGGACGGAGAACCCGTCGTTCTCAATGAGGAGCCTCAGCTATAA